CACTTAGTCCAGAATACAAAAAATATCAGGAACAAGTGGCAAAAAATGCTAAAATTCTGTCAGAAGAATTGGTAAAAGGTGGGCTTAGAATTGTAAGCGGCGGTACCGACAACCATTTAATGCTGGTTGATTTACGTCCAATGGGAGTTACAGGAAAATTAGCCGAAGCAAAATTGGAAGAGGCTGGAATAACTTGTAATAAAAACGCTATTCCAAATGATCCTGAAAAACCATTTGTTACAAGTGGAATAAGACTGGGAACACCTGCAATCACAGCTCGTGGATTTAAGGAAGAAGAAACAAGACAGGTAGCGAAATTTATATTAACTGTTTTAGGAAATATAAATGACAGTGAAAAAATTGCTCAGGTAAAAGAGCAGGTTTTAAAGTTAACGGAAAAATTTCCACTTTATAAAAATAAATAAAATGGAAAATAAATTAGGAGAAAATGTGAGAAAAAATAATAGAAAAAATGATGAAATGAGAGAAGTAAAAGTGACAAAAAATTACATTATTCATCCAGAAGGTTCAGTTTTAATGGAATTTGGGAACACAAAAGTTATTTGTAATGCAACAGTTGAGGAAAAAATACCTAGGTGGCTGAAAGGAACAGGCTCAGGATGGGTAACAGCAGAATACAGCATGCTTCCAAGAGCAACAAATGCACGTGTCCAAAGGGAATCAACAAAAGGAAAACTTTCTGGAAGAACTATGGAAATCCAGCGTCTAATCGGAAGGGCCCTAAGAGCCGCAATAGACTTGGAGAAATTAGGGGAAAGAACAATAATGATAGACTGCGATGTAATTCAGGCAGACGGCGGTACAAGAACAGCCTCAATTACAGGAGCTTATCTTGCTTTGGAACTGGCAATTGAAAAACTGATAGACGAAGGAAAATTAAAAGATATCCCAATAAAATCAAAAGTTGCAGCAATAAGCGTCGGGAAGGTCCGGAATGAATTGCTTCTTGACTTAGAATACGAAGAAGACTCAAGAGCCGATGTGGATATGAACATTGTAATGAATGACAAAGGTGAATTTATTGAACTGCAAGGTACAGGGGAAGAAGCAACTTTTACTCATGCAGAACTATTGAAGTTTATTGAATTATCCAAAAATGCCTTTGATAAATTATTTAGTTTATAAATTAAAATTAATTTTGAAGTATTTAAATAAGAGCTTATCAGTTTAATTATGGTAATCAATATACATAAAATATAATGTTAAGCAAAATTTTGTCAAGAAGTTTTAAAGATATGAATAAAAAATATAAAATTTAGAAAGGATGGTGAAAGATATATGAAAAAAAATGGGATGGATAAATTGCTTGAGAAGTATATGAAAAGGATACAGGCTGGGGATACAAAGGCTATGAATGAAATTGGTCTGATTTTTCAAAACAGTTATGATAATGAAAATGCCAAAAAATGGTTTTTGAAAGCTATTGAGGCAGGGGATTATGAGTTTGCGAATAATCTGGGGTATCTTTATGCCAGTCAGCATGATTTTGAAAATGCTGAAAAGTATTATTTGATTGCGATTGAAAATGAAGATTACGACGCTTTAAACAATTTAGCAATTTTATATGAACAGAATGGGAAAACTGAAGAAGCTGAGAAATATTACCTTATGGCGATTGAAAAG
This is a stretch of genomic DNA from Leptotrichia hofstadii. It encodes these proteins:
- the rph gene encoding ribonuclease PH, which gives rise to MRKNNRKNDEMREVKVTKNYIIHPEGSVLMEFGNTKVICNATVEEKIPRWLKGTGSGWVTAEYSMLPRATNARVQRESTKGKLSGRTMEIQRLIGRALRAAIDLEKLGERTIMIDCDVIQADGGTRTASITGAYLALELAIEKLIDEGKLKDIPIKSKVAAISVGKVRNELLLDLEYEEDSRADVDMNIVMNDKGEFIELQGTGEEATFTHAELLKFIELSKNAFDKLFSL
- a CDS encoding tetratricopeptide repeat protein — encoded protein: MKKNGMDKLLEKYMKRIQAGDTKAMNEIGLIFQNSYDNENAKKWFLKAIEAGDYEFANNLGYLYASQHDFENAEKYYLIAIENEDYDALNNLAILYEQNGKTEEAEKYYLMAIEKNCEGAKENLLTFYNSTRQTAKEKDIYLQMAWKDDINAMNHLGMIFGNEGNFKESEKWFLKAAALGDKHAKSNLEILKNSLKKSN